In Streptomyces chartreusis NRRL 3882, the following are encoded in one genomic region:
- the ehuC gene encoding ectoine/hydroxyectoine ABC transporter permease subunit EhuC, translating to MTSGLWELVLKGVWVTIQLLVCSALLAAAVSFVVGVARTHRLWIVRFLAGFYTEVFRGTSALVMIFWVFFVLPPAFGWQLVPLWAGTLALGLTYGAYGSEIVRGALNAVDPAQREGGIALSFTPWQRMKLILLPQAVPEMIPPFSNLLIELLKGTALVSIMGMGDLAFSGNLVRLALQESAEIYTYILIVYFVIAFLLTRVMRGLEKRLKAGVGKKPDSKTRAPEPVVVEAVR from the coding sequence ATGACCTCGGGACTCTGGGAACTCGTACTCAAGGGCGTCTGGGTCACGATCCAGCTGCTCGTGTGCAGCGCGCTGCTGGCCGCTGCGGTGTCCTTCGTGGTCGGCGTCGCGCGCACCCACCGGCTGTGGATCGTCCGCTTCCTGGCGGGCTTCTACACCGAGGTGTTCCGCGGGACCTCGGCCCTGGTGATGATCTTCTGGGTGTTCTTCGTGCTGCCCCCGGCCTTCGGCTGGCAGCTGGTGCCGCTGTGGGCGGGCACCCTGGCGCTCGGCCTGACCTACGGGGCGTACGGCTCCGAGATCGTGCGCGGCGCGCTCAACGCGGTCGACCCGGCGCAGCGGGAGGGCGGGATCGCGCTCAGCTTCACGCCCTGGCAGCGGATGAAGCTGATCCTGCTGCCGCAGGCGGTGCCGGAGATGATCCCGCCGTTCTCCAACCTGCTCATCGAGCTGCTCAAGGGCACCGCCCTGGTGTCGATCATGGGCATGGGCGACCTGGCGTTCAGCGGCAACCTGGTGCGTCTGGCGCTCCAGGAGAGCGCGGAGATCTACACGTACATCCTGATCGTCTACTTCGTGATCGCCTTCCTGCTCACCCGGGTCATGCGCGGGCTGGAGAAGAGGCTCAAGGCGGGTGTCGGGAAGAAGCCCGACAGCAAGACCCGGGCGCCTGAGCCGGTCGTGGTGGAGGCGGTCCGATGA
- the ehuB gene encoding ectoine/hydroxyectoine ABC transporter substrate-binding protein EhuB: protein MAPPQRSPLRSPESISQAASRPTRRSLLAGVAALGALGAAGCSRVATASSTEGGDLLGRLRAAGVVRLGIAGEIPFGFIDKNGELTGEAPELAKVIFKRLGVDRVQPVPTEFGSLIPGLNSQQFDVVAAGMYVNPERCEQVIFADPDYQMLDAFIVRKGNPKGLHSYKDVVGKKAKFATGTGYAEIQYAVEAGYKESDILIVPDQVAGLNAVEAGRVDVFAGTALTVREVVKKSAKAEATAPFKPIVGGKPHVDGGAFAFRPTETKLRDAFNVELRKLKKSGELFRILKPFGFTEAEMTDLTAKELCGG, encoded by the coding sequence ATGGCTCCACCACAGAGAAGCCCACTGAGAAGTCCGGAATCCATATCCCAGGCCGCCTCCAGGCCCACACGCCGGTCGCTGCTCGCGGGGGTCGCGGCGCTCGGCGCGCTGGGCGCCGCCGGATGCAGCCGTGTGGCCACGGCGTCGAGCACCGAGGGCGGTGACCTGCTCGGCCGGCTCCGGGCGGCGGGCGTCGTCCGCCTCGGCATCGCCGGTGAGATCCCGTTCGGCTTCATCGACAAGAACGGCGAGCTGACCGGTGAGGCACCGGAACTGGCCAAGGTGATCTTCAAGCGTCTCGGCGTCGACCGGGTACAGCCCGTGCCGACCGAGTTCGGCTCGCTCATCCCGGGCCTGAACTCCCAGCAGTTCGACGTCGTGGCCGCCGGGATGTACGTCAACCCCGAGCGCTGCGAGCAGGTCATCTTCGCCGACCCCGACTACCAGATGCTCGACGCGTTCATCGTGCGCAAGGGCAACCCGAAGGGGCTGCACAGCTACAAGGACGTCGTCGGGAAGAAGGCGAAGTTCGCCACCGGGACCGGGTACGCCGAGATCCAGTACGCCGTCGAGGCGGGGTACAAGGAGAGCGACATCCTCATCGTCCCGGACCAGGTGGCGGGCCTGAACGCCGTCGAGGCGGGCCGCGTGGACGTGTTCGCCGGTACGGCGCTCACCGTGCGCGAGGTGGTGAAGAAGTCCGCCAAGGCGGAGGCCACCGCGCCGTTCAAGCCGATCGTGGGCGGCAAGCCGCACGTCGACGGCGGCGCCTTCGCGTTCCGGCCGACCGAGACCAAGCTGCGCGACGCCTTCAACGTCGAGCTGCGCAAGCTCAAGAAGAGCGGCGAACTGTTCCGCATCCTCAAGCCCTTCGGTTTCACCGAGGCGGAGATGACGGACCTGACCGCGAAGGAGCTCTGCGGCGGATGA
- the ehuD gene encoding ectoine/hydroxyectoine ABC transporter permease subunit EhuD: MNWDWSAVSDFMPDFWKGLLVTLQILVIGSLISFVLGLVWALLMRLPTRWVTWPVGAVTEFVRNTPLLVQLFFLYYVLPEWGVTFSALTTGVFAIGLHYSTYTMQVYRAGIEAVPVGQWEAATALNLPLRRTWTAVILPQAVRRVVPALGNYVIAMLKDTPMLMAISVLEMLGHARLFSQEHFQFTEPLTVIGVAFIVISYLASLLLRALERRLVH; the protein is encoded by the coding sequence ATGAACTGGGACTGGAGCGCGGTCTCCGACTTCATGCCGGACTTCTGGAAGGGTCTGCTGGTCACCCTGCAGATCCTGGTGATCGGCTCGCTGATCTCGTTCGTGCTGGGCCTGGTGTGGGCGCTGCTGATGCGGCTGCCGACGCGCTGGGTGACCTGGCCGGTCGGCGCCGTCACGGAGTTCGTCCGCAACACCCCGCTGCTGGTGCAGTTGTTCTTCCTCTACTACGTGCTGCCCGAGTGGGGCGTGACCTTCTCGGCGCTCACCACCGGCGTCTTCGCGATCGGGCTGCACTACTCGACGTACACGATGCAGGTGTACCGGGCCGGTATCGAGGCCGTGCCGGTCGGCCAGTGGGAGGCTGCGACGGCGCTGAACCTGCCGCTGCGCCGGACGTGGACCGCGGTGATCCTGCCGCAGGCGGTGCGCCGGGTCGTCCCCGCGCTCGGCAACTACGTCATCGCGATGCTCAAGGACACGCCGATGCTGATGGCGATCTCCGTGCTGGAGATGCTCGGCCACGCGCGCCTGTTCTCGCAGGAGCACTTCCAGTTCACCGAGCCGCTGACGGTGATCGGCGTGGCCTTCATCGTCATTTCCTATCTGGCCTCCCTTCTCCTGCGAGCCCTGGAGCGACGCCTTGTCCACTGA